The DNA sequence CCCGACACTCCTCGGAACCGGTGTTCTCGCGTACAGCCTCGGACTTCGCCACGCGTTCGACGCCGACCACATCGTCGCTATCGACAACACCACGCGTGCCGCGCTACAGGACGGGCGCCGACACGTCGGCGTCGGTTTCTTCTTCTCGCTCGGCCATTCCACGGTCGTCGCCGCGATGGCGCTCGCGCTCGCCGTCGCAACCGACACCGCTCGGACGGCGCTTCCGTCGCTCGAAACCGTCGGTGGGTTCATCGGTACGCTCGTCTCCGGGAGTTTCCTCTATGCTACCGGGCTGCTCAATCTTCTCGTCCTCGTCGACCTCTTCCGGGTCTTCCTCCGGATGCGCGACGGCGACCACGACCCCGAGGGGCTCGAAGCAAAATTCCGGAAACGTGGCTTCGTCAACCGGTTCGCTGGCCGGTACTTCGATGCCGTGCGCCGAAGCTGGCACGTCTACCCGCTCGGCGTACTGTTCGGTCTCGGCTTCGACACTGCGTCCGAGGTTGCGCTGCTCGCGATTGCGGCCGGAGCGGCGTCCGACGGCCTGTCACCGACTGCCATCGCCGTCCTTCCGCTCCTCTTCGCGGCGGGGATGTCGCTCCTCGACACGGCTGACGGTGCGTTCATGCTCTACGCCTACGACTGGGCGTTCTCCACGCCACTCAGGAAAATCTACTACAATCTCACCGTCACCGGCGTTTCGGTTGCCGTCGCACTCTTCATCGGTACGGTCGAACTCCTCCAAGTCCTCGCAAGTGGTCTCGACCTCCGAGGCGGCCTCTGGACTGCTGCCCGGTCCATCGACACCGGAAACGTCGGCTACGCCATCGTCGCTCTCTTCGTCTTCGCGTGGCTCGCATCCTACCTCTTCTGGCGAATCGGCAACATCGAAGAACGGTGGAGTGCCGAGTCATCGTAGCCCTCGACTCGGCGCACTGACGACCATCCGTTCGACGGGTTCGTAATAATCGACTCGGTTCTACAGCACCGAATATCCGTGACCGGGGTCGATCGAATCGAGATACGAGTAGGGCGTTCCGTCCTCCGACGTTTTCCGCTTCACACCGAACGGGTAGCTCCCGTCCACTTCTATCTCGTCGTAGATTTCCGACGAACTCAGGTACGGAATTTCGATAGTCGTCTTCCCGAACGCATGCTTCAGTTCGACGTATCTGCTGTCTTCGTCCGGCGAAATCGTCCCAAAGCGCCCGTCCGTGGGTTTCTCCTTTTTCTCCGCGACCGTTCCGTCGCGGACGACCCGATGAAAACTCCCGATGGAATCGGTGATGGTGGTGGCGAGGATGACGAAGTCGTCTATCTGGACGGTGTTGAACTGGTCGACCGGAGTCGAATACCACTTCACCGAGCCATCCGCAGGCGCTAACTGTATCCCGTCGTACCCCTCGTGGCGTATCTTCAGATAGTAGCCGATATTCCCGTATTTTCGCCCCAACTTCCCCCGCAACTCCTCGTCGAGCACGAAACCTGGTCCGATAGAACGTCCGTGAAGGACGGAGCCGACCGATGGACCATCGCCGTCATCCGTCACACTCAGGAGTGGCGTCTGTCCACCACCGGACTTCCCCACCACTGACCGCTCGATGATCTTCCCTTTCGGCGGTGGGAGGGGATGGCTGCAACCGGAGACGAGTGAGAGACCCCCCAGCGCGAAGAGACGATTGAATGACCGCCGATTCATACGAAAGTAAAGACCGTTCTCGATGAAGAAAGTAGTGATAACTGCAATGGATTTCAACTGTGGGAGTTCGACGCTCGGGATCGAAATTATTCGCGCCGCGCACGATTTCATATAGCAATATGAGATTCACCATCCGTGACGTTGGCCGTTCTAACGACAATGAAATACACCACAAACTCCCTTCTAAACCTCTGTAATGGCTGTTCTTGGCAGTGTGGTGATTGTGTGACCATCCCCGAAGAACGTTGACTCCCGGTTCGCTAATTTCGACTGCCGGAATCGGGTCGGACGAGAACGACTTTTAAACGGGCTTTCAGAGCAGCACCGTGCTCTTGTCGTCGGGACACCAATCGATATTCAACGATGCAAGCAGCCATCTATCGCGGCCCGAGCGACATCCGAATCGAAGAAATCTCCGACCCCGCTATCGAGAAATCGACGGACGCAATCGTCCGCATCACCCACACCGCCATCTGTGGATCGGACCTCTGGTTCTACCGCGGACACCGCGACTACGAGGAGGGCGCTCCCGTCGGGCACGAACCGATGGGAATCGTCGAGGCGGTCGGCGACGACGTCCGTTCGGTCGAACCCGGCGACCGCGTGTTCGCGCCGTTCTCGATTAGCTGTGGGGAGTGTGAGTTCTGTCGGAAAGGACTCCACACGTCGTGTGCCAACGGCGATGGCTGGGGCGGTGACAACGGCGGCGCACAGGGCGAGAAAGTCCGTGCGACCCACGCCGACGGGACGCTCGTTCGCGTCCCCGACGAGTACGCCGACGACGAAGCCGTCCTCGAATCCCTCCTGCCGTTGACGGACGTGATGGGAACGGGACACCACGCCGCCGTCAGCGCGGGCGTCGAAGCGGGGGAGACCGCGGTCGTCGTCGGCGACGGCGCGGTCGGACTCTGCGGCGTCCTCGCCGCGAGACGCCTCGGGGCCGAGCGAATCATCGCGATGGGCCACCACGAGGACCGCCTCGAAATCGCCGAGGAGTTCGGCGCGACCGACGTCGTCTCCGCTCGCGGCGAGGAGGCGGTCGAGGAAGCGCGCGAACTCACCTACGGTGGTGCGAACCACGTCCTCGAATGCGTCGGCGCGGAATCTTCCATGGAGACCGCCGCCGAAGTCGCCCGCCCCGGCGGGACCATCGGTTACGTCGGCGTGCCGCAGGGCGTCGAGACGACCGGCTTTCTCGGAACGATGTTCGGGAAGAACGTCTCGCTCAAGGGTGGCGTCGCGCCGGTTCGGAACTACGCCGACGAACTCATGGCCGACGTGCTACAGGGAACCCCCGATCCATCACCGATCTTCACGAAGACCGTCGGTCTCGACGGCGTTCCCGAGGGCTATCGAGCGATGGACGAGCGCGACGCGGTGAAGGTCATGGTGCGACTCGACGAGTGACCGGTAACGACACGAACCGGGAGAAATGATTCGTCCCCAACGGATTGGGATTCGTCTCATCGACGATACCAACCGACGAAAACTGTCCGTCGAATCTCAGGCGTTTTCGACTTGCTGGAGCACGTCGGGCGCGCTCTCCAACGCTTCGTCGAGTTTGTCGGCGTCGGGGCCGCCGCCCTGGGCGAAGTCGGCGGGACCGCCGCCACCACCGCCGACGAGGGAGGCGAGTTCGCCGACGACTTCTCCGGCCTTCACCGAGACGCCGTCCGGAACCGCGACGACGAACTGCGCACCGTCAGCACCGCTGCCGATGACCGCGATTTTACCGTCCTCGACCATCGCGTTGGCGGTGGCGCGGAGTTCGTCCATGTCTGTGTCGATGCGCTGGATGACGGCGGTCGTGCCACCGACCTCTATTTCCTCGCCGCCGCCCGCACCGCTGGCGCGGGCCTCGGCGAGTTGCTCTTTCAGGTCCTCGATCTGTTTGCCGCGGGCCTTCCACTCCTCGAAGAAGCGCTCGGCGGTGTCGGGTACCTCGGACGGCGAAACCGAGAGCGTGTCGGCGGCCGTTCGGAGGTAGTCCTCGGTCTCCTGTGTCGCCTCGATGGCGGCGTCACCGGCGGCGAACGTGAGTCGTTCGACCCCGTCCTGCACGCGCTCCGTGTTCAGGAGTTTGATAGCGCCGACGTCGCCGGTTCGGCGGACGTGCGTCCCACCGCAGGCCTGCACGTCCTCGGCGACGTGGATGAGGCGGATGTTCGTTCCGCCGGGAATTCCACCCTGATAGAGGTCGAACCCGAACTCCTCCTCGGCCTCGTGGCGGTTGGGCCACTCCTGCTGGACCGTCGTGTTCTCCATGACGATCTCGTTGGCGAGCAGTTCGATGTGTTTGGCCGTCTCGCGGTCGATGCGCTCGTAGTGGCGCACGTCGATGCGCGAACTGTCGGTTCCCTTCTGGGCACCGGCCTGTCGGATGTGGTCGCCGAGTATCTGGCGGGCCGCGTGGACGACGATGTGGGTCGCCGTGTGATGACGCATCAACCTGCGACGGCGTTGGGCGTCGATCTTCCCGCGGACGATGGCTCCCTTATCGACGGCTTCGTCGGTTCGATGGAGGACGACGCCGTTCTCGATCTGCGTGTCCGACACCTGTACCGTCTTCTCGTCGGTCGAAAGCGTACCGTGGTCGCCCGGTTGTCCTCCGCCTTCGGGGTAGAACATCGTCTGGTCGAGGACGACGTCGTAGCCCTCCTCGCGGTCGAACACGTCGAGGACGACGGCTTCGAAGTCGGTTCGGTACTGGTCCTCGTAGTAGAGGCGTTCGGTCTTCGGCAGGTCGGTGAAGCGGTCGTCTTCGGACTCCTCCTCCTCGAAGGCTTCCCCGCTGTCGTGGCGTTCGGCGACGAGGCTGTAGAAGTCGTCCGGGACCGCCACCGACGCGCCGAACTCGTCGGCGATCTCCTCGACCATGTCCGGTTGCAGTCCGTGGGAATCGTACAACTCGACGAGCGTCTCGGTCGGAATCGGCTTGCCTTCCTCGGCGTGTCGCTTGGCGATGCGGCGAACGCGACGGCCGCCCTGTTCGAGCGTCTCGCGGTACTTTTCGACCTCCGTCCGGACGATGTCGCGGATGGTGTCGCGGTTCTGATAGCCCAGACGTTCGGCCTGCATGTCCACGAGTTCGTCCAGCGGTGCATCGACGCCCGCTGTGTCACAGAGACGCTTGGTTCGCCGGAGTACCATCCGGGCGAGGTAACCGGTCGCGACGTTGCTCGGGACGATGCCGTCACCGAACATGTAGGCGAGCGTCCGGCAGTGGTCGGCAATCGCGTAGATGGCTTCGAGCGGTTCCAGTAGCTCGACGAGTTCCGTCGTCGAGACGCCGATTTTGTCCGCGATGTTGTCGCGGGCGGCTTCCATGTCCTCGGCTTCGTCGATGTCCATGTGCCCCGCGAGCTTCGAGGCGCGGTGAACGAGTTCTTCCTCCTCGTCGGTGTGTTCGATTCCCGCGTTCTCCTTGAGGAAATCGATCATGTCGGGGTAGACGGCTTCGTACACCGTCGGCGTTCCCTGTGAAACCCACGTCCAGCGTTCGAGGCCGTACCCGGTGTCCACGATGTACGTGTCCATCGGGCTGTACCGGTTGCCGTCCTTCATCTCGTACTCGCCCTCCGGGTCTTGCTCCATCGACATGAAGACGAGCGTGGCGAGTTCGACGCCCCGGTAGATGACTTCGATAGCGGGTCCGGCGTTGCCGCCGCCGACCCACGGGTCCTCGATGTAGATGACTTCATCGAGGTTCGCACCCATCGACTCGAAGAACTCGTCACAGTACTCGACCGTCTGGTCCTTCCAGTACACCTCTCCCTCGTACGCGTACTGCTCGGGGTCGTCGATGTCCTCCCGGGCGTTGAACGCGTGATGGGCCATCATCTCGAAGGCCATCGTGTGTCGCCCCGTCTTCCCGACGTTGTCGATGTCCTGCATCCGGATGCAGGGTTGACTGATGGTCAGCGGGTTGGCCGGTGGTGGCGTCTCTCCGGAGGTGACCAGCGGCTGAAAGTCCGCGATAGAAGCGATAGTGAGTAGCATGTCGTCCCGCCAGCGGTTCGCCGCCACTGGGTACGGGTCGATCCGTTGGTGGTCGTTGTCCTCGAAGAACGACAGGAACGCTTCCCGCATTTCCGCCAGCGAGTACGTCTCGTCGAAACTCGGGTTGTCGATGAATCCGTACTCCTCACACGGTGGTTCTCCGCACGTCTTTCGGTCGTGGTCGCGCGTCCAGAAATGCGCTCCACATTCGGAGCATTCCTTTCGCACAAAGCCGTTTTCCTCGAAATAATCGAGGCGATACTCCTCCTCAAGTTGGCTCATTGTTGGTAGTTCTTCACCCACCGGGGCGTAAAACAGTTCCGCAACCGTGTGAGACCCCAGATACGACCGTCATCGTCCGTTCTGGGCCGAGCGATCCGAATCGAAAAGGGGCATCTGTCAGGCGTGATCGAACAGGTCGAACAATCCTCGGAGGGCGGCACTACCGGAATCGTCCCCGTCGAGGACGTACGAGTCGAACCGCCGAACCGAGTAGCGGTAGGCGGCCGGGGGTGCGACGAGACCGAGCACTGCCGCAACCGCTCCGGCGACGAGACGAACCCTTCCGGGTGAAATCTCCAGCGCGTAGCCGAGAACTCCGGTGAGGAAGTGAACCATCGAGGCGACGGAGGCGGCCGTGGATGGTGTGATCGCGATGACGGCACCGCCGTACCCGATCATCAGCACGGCCGAATACGTGACGAACGCCGTCTTGCTCGGGACGACCGCCCGGCGGCTTTTCGTGACGTTGACCTCGCCGAACCGGGGGAACGTCGATCCGATTCCGATCGCGACGGCGATTCCCGCCAGACCGAGCAGCACGCTCACCCCCATCAACAGGATCCAGCGCGTCGGTTCGAGCGGACTCAAAAACCCGGTGAGCGCCGTGGCGACGACGATAATCGGGAGTCCGACGATGCTCACCGCGATCATGTGGCCTTTGACGAACTGTTTGCCCTCGACGGTCGAGATGAGCGTCACGGGCAACATGGCTCCCTCGTCACCGAGCGGATTGAGCGTCGCGCCGCCGAGCGCCCACGCCCCGTAAAAGGAGACGAGGACGGGAAGGGACCCCGTGACGTGGCCCGCCTGCACGGCGTCCTGAATCGGACCGGTGAGGAAGAAGATCGGATAAATGACGTAGAGGAGTCGAAGCGGCGAGCGTTTCGTCCGCCGCCACACGTTTTCGACCACGGAGCGCGTCGGTCCCGACGCGATCCCGGCGAGGAAATCGGCGTTCGTCTCGTCGGCGTCGTACTGTTTGTTCTCGGGTTGGACTCGGTCGCCGTACCAGAGTCGCATCGCCAACTGAACGTCGATGACGGTCAGGATCGGAACGCCGACGACCACGAGGGCAATCGCGCCACCGACCCGAACCAGCGAGGGAGACGTTCCCGGAATGCCGAGCACGAGGAAGTCGCCGAGCCACGCCGTCGGCGCGTTCTGGAGTATCAGACCGAGCGACGTCATGATGTCACCGAACGCGTTCGTTACGATCGCTCCCATGTAGAGAACGAAGACGATGACCGTGATGATCGATTTGTACTGTGCGAGGACCTCCGAGCGCGCGAGTGCGAGTTTGAGCAGGAGACCGACGATGTGCCCGCTGAGCAGCGCCAGAAGTATCAATCCGAGCAGCGCGAGGACGATGGCGATGAGCGGAAGCGGCGTCCCGAGCGACGCGCTGAGTGCGCCGCTGATCGCCAGAACGGGAATCGCGCCGACGGTGACGAACCGCATGAGTTCCCCGCCGAGGAGACCGCCGACCACGTCGCGGGCGGGAACCGTCGTCAGCATGCCCGCCTCGTTGTTGATCCGTCCGGTTTTCCCGATGGAGCGCGAGGCAACCATCACCGAAAGACCGACCCACGCGACGGCGAACGCACCGCGTGCGCCCATCAGTATCGGTGCCGATGTCGTCCGGAGTTCACCACCCAACTTGTACGCGAGATACGCGCCGAGAACGGTCGCTCCGGCGGGTAGCAGGAGGAAAACCCCGAACGCGAGCATCTGCACGGGATTTTTGGCGATGGCGCGGATGCTCCGTCGATACTCCATTCGGGCGATACTGGCACTCCGTCGGGGTGTCGGCCAGTTCATTGTTCCACCGACGCCGCGGCGGGGTGTTCGCTCGTCACGTCGAGGAACACGTCTTCGAGCGTCTGTTCCTCCTCGGCGCGGTGGGTGAGTCGCTCGGGGGAGTCCTCGGCGACGAGCGACCCGTCGTACAGCACGCCGACCGTGTCGGCGAGTTCCTCCACGACGGGGAGGATGTGCGTCGAGAGGAAGACGGTCATCCCGTCGTGGGTGAGTTCCGAAATAAGCTCGCGTACCGTCCGTGCCGCACGTGGGTCGAGGCCCGACGTCGGTTCGTCGAGGAAGACGACGTCGGGTTCGTGAAGGACGGTCTGGATCAGCGCCGTCTTCTGTTTCATCCCCTTCGAGTACGTCCCGACGCGTTCGTTCGCGTCGTCGAGGAGGTCGAATCGGTCGAGAAGCCGTTCGATTCGGTCGTCAGCGTCCACGCCCCGGAGACCGGCGATGTACTGCAACTGCTCGTAGGCGGTGAGTTCGTCGTACAGCGGTGGCTCCTCGGGCATGTAACCGATGTGCGAAACGACGGCATCCCGGTCCGTGATGGGTTCACCGGCAACGCGGGCAGTGCCGCTCGTCGGCGGCGTCAGCGTCGTCAACATTCGCATGGTCGTCGTCTTCCCCGCGCCGTTCGGACCGAGGAATCCGTAGACGGATTCGGACGGAACGGTCAGTTCGAGGTTCGAGACGACCGTCGTATCGTCGAACCGCTTCGTCAACCCGTCCGTTTCGATGGCAGGCATCATCGTGTCGCCTCCGACCGCACGCGTTCGTCATCGATGTGGAGAGCAACGACAGCGGTGGGGACTGCGCGAACCATATCGGCTCCGTTGTACCGAGAGGTAAAAAACCCGATTGAAATGGTTGTTCACATTTCCAACCAATTCTGATATGTATTTTCAGTTCAGGGACAGTGACGCCAGCATCGCTTCGAGCTGTACGCGCTCGTTCGCACCCTCGGTGATGCGGAAGTCGGCCTCGCCGACGCGTTCGAGGACGCGAACCGCATCCTCGTCCTCCAACTCGAAGTCCCATATCGAGCGGTGGAGTTGGTCGATGATGTCCCCGCCCGCCATGCCGCGCTCGGTCAGCAGTTCGTCCAAGATGGAGCGTGCGCGGGTGAAATCCCCGTCGATGGCGTGTCGAACCATCTCCTTGATGTCCTCGGGGCGGGCCGTGCTGGTGATGACGAAGACGCTCTCCTCGTCCACCTGTTCGCCCATGACCGCGGCGGCTTGCAGGGCGTTGATGGCTTTGCGCATGTCGCCGTCCGCCGCGTACACGAGGGCGTCGATGCCGTCCTCGGTGGTTTCGATTCCTTCCTCGTCCGCGACGTAGCGGATGTACTCCGCCACGGCGTCGTCCGGAATCGGGCCGAACCGGAACACCGCACACCGCGACTGGATGGGGTCGATGATCTTCGAGGAGTAGTTACACGACATGATGAACCGCGTTCGCTTCGAGAACTGCTCCATCGTTCGGCGGAGGGCGGCCTGTGCGTCGCTGGTCAGGGAGTCCGCCTCGTCGAGGAAGATGATCTGAAAGTCAACCGCGCCGGGGTCGTGGCGGGCGAAGTTCTTGATCTGGTCGCGCACGACGTCGATACCGCGCTCGTCGGAGGCGTTCAGTTCGAGAAAGTGGCTCTGCCAGCTATCGCCGTACAACTCCTTGGCGATAGCGACGGCACAGGTCGTCTTGCCGATACCCGCCTGTCCCGAGAAGAGCAGGTTGGGCAAGTCGTTTTGCTCGATGTAACTCGCCAGTCGAGCGGTGATGTCGTCGTGACCAGCCACCTCGTCGAGGGTCTGTGGTCGGTACTTCTCGACCCAGATGGTGCCGCGTCCGGGGACGCTTTCCGCGTCGGCCTCGCTCATGGTCCAGCAAAGGAACCTATCGTTCTTAAAGCCCCCGAGAATCTACGCTGGCGGTTCGGAATTCCGGTGGGTGACGGCCGTCGGTTAGGCCGCCGATTCCGGCGTGAAAATCCACGATTCTCGTGGATAACGACTCAATTACTATTCTCCCGGAAATCGACACCTTGGACCATGTGCGCACTCGTAACTCGTCGTAGACTCGTTCCGATCATCGTCCTCGTGCTCCTTCTCGCCATCGCACCGGCGACGGCGGCGGCGGAGCAGACGCGGACCGGTGGAACCGTCGTCGTCGGACAGGGCCAAACCGTCAGCGGTGGCCTCTCCGCAACCGCCGGGACCGTCGTGATTCGCGGCACGTCGACGGTAATCTCGACGCGTTTTCGGGTAACGTCCTCGTCGCCCGAACCGGAACCGTCAACGGCGACGTGTCGGCGTTCGCCGGAAACGTCCGTATCGAGGGCACCGTCAACGGGAACGTGGACGCCCAGACCGGCAACCTCGTCGTCGCCAAAAGCGCGACGGTCGGACAATCACTCGAAGGGGCCTCGGGTTACACCCTGATTGCTGGAACGGTCAACGGCGACGCTCAAGTCGCGGGCGATACGCTCACGCTCGCCAACTCGGCGAACGTCGGCGGCAACCTCGTGTACGACGTGAACGAATTCAACCGGCAAAACGGCGCGACCGTCGGCGGAACCGTCCGGCAGGACGAGTCGTTGACGGACGCCGGTCCCTCGCCGATACCGAAAATTCCAGGCTGGGTCGGCGCGGTGTACGGTTTCTTCGTGAATCTCCTGCTCGGAATCGTGCTGCTGGCGCTGTTCCCGACGTTCTCCGATAGCGTCGCGGACAACGGCCGAACCAACCCGTTGTTCTCCATCGGGGTCGGCATCCTCTTTCTCGTCCTCGTCCCCATCGTCCTTCTCGTCTTCGCCATCACCGTGATCGGGATTCCCAT is a window from the Haladaptatus sp. R4 genome containing:
- a CDS encoding HoxN/HupN/NixA family nickel/cobalt transporter, whose protein sequence is MMLSRVSNLDFSERLRIGGLFGVVALMHLVGWGVLFLVAPDNPTLLGTGVLAYSLGLRHAFDADHIVAIDNTTRAALQDGRRHVGVGFFFSLGHSTVVAAMALALAVATDTARTALPSLETVGGFIGTLVSGSFLYATGLLNLLVLVDLFRVFLRMRDGDHDPEGLEAKFRKRGFVNRFAGRYFDAVRRSWHVYPLGVLFGLGFDTASEVALLAIAAGAASDGLSPTAIAVLPLLFAAGMSLLDTADGAFMLYAYDWAFSTPLRKIYYNLTVTGVSVAVALFIGTVELLQVLASGLDLRGGLWTAARSIDTGNVGYAIVALFVFAWLASYLFWRIGNIEERWSAESS
- a CDS encoding zinc-dependent alcohol dehydrogenase family protein, with protein sequence MQAAIYRGPSDIRIEEISDPAIEKSTDAIVRITHTAICGSDLWFYRGHRDYEEGAPVGHEPMGIVEAVGDDVRSVEPGDRVFAPFSISCGECEFCRKGLHTSCANGDGWGGDNGGAQGEKVRATHADGTLVRVPDEYADDEAVLESLLPLTDVMGTGHHAAVSAGVEAGETAVVVGDGAVGLCGVLAARRLGAERIIAMGHHEDRLEIAEEFGATDVVSARGEEAVEEARELTYGGANHVLECVGAESSMETAAEVARPGGTIGYVGVPQGVETTGFLGTMFGKNVSLKGGVAPVRNYADELMADVLQGTPDPSPIFTKTVGLDGVPEGYRAMDERDAVKVMVRLDE
- the alaS gene encoding alanine--tRNA ligase, translated to MSQLEEEYRLDYFEENGFVRKECSECGAHFWTRDHDRKTCGEPPCEEYGFIDNPSFDETYSLAEMREAFLSFFEDNDHQRIDPYPVAANRWRDDMLLTIASIADFQPLVTSGETPPPANPLTISQPCIRMQDIDNVGKTGRHTMAFEMMAHHAFNAREDIDDPEQYAYEGEVYWKDQTVEYCDEFFESMGANLDEVIYIEDPWVGGGNAGPAIEVIYRGVELATLVFMSMEQDPEGEYEMKDGNRYSPMDTYIVDTGYGLERWTWVSQGTPTVYEAVYPDMIDFLKENAGIEHTDEEEELVHRASKLAGHMDIDEAEDMEAARDNIADKIGVSTTELVELLEPLEAIYAIADHCRTLAYMFGDGIVPSNVATGYLARMVLRRTKRLCDTAGVDAPLDELVDMQAERLGYQNRDTIRDIVRTEVEKYRETLEQGGRRVRRIAKRHAEEGKPIPTETLVELYDSHGLQPDMVEEIADEFGASVAVPDDFYSLVAERHDSGEAFEEEESEDDRFTDLPKTERLYYEDQYRTDFEAVVLDVFDREEGYDVVLDQTMFYPEGGGQPGDHGTLSTDEKTVQVSDTQIENGVVLHRTDEAVDKGAIVRGKIDAQRRRRLMRHHTATHIVVHAARQILGDHIRQAGAQKGTDSSRIDVRHYERIDRETAKHIELLANEIVMENTTVQQEWPNRHEAEEEFGFDLYQGGIPGGTNIRLIHVAEDVQACGGTHVRRTGDVGAIKLLNTERVQDGVERLTFAAGDAAIEATQETEDYLRTAADTLSVSPSEVPDTAERFFEEWKARGKQIEDLKEQLAEARASGAGGGEEIEVGGTTAVIQRIDTDMDELRATANAMVEDGKIAVIGSGADGAQFVVAVPDGVSVKAGEVVGELASLVGGGGGGPADFAQGGGPDADKLDEALESAPDVLQQVENA
- a CDS encoding ABC transporter ATP-binding protein → MMPAIETDGLTKRFDDTTVVSNLELTVPSESVYGFLGPNGAGKTTTMRMLTTLTPPTSGTARVAGEPITDRDAVVSHIGYMPEEPPLYDELTAYEQLQYIAGLRGVDADDRIERLLDRFDLLDDANERVGTYSKGMKQKTALIQTVLHEPDVVFLDEPTSGLDPRAARTVRELISELTHDGMTVFLSTHILPVVEELADTVGVLYDGSLVAEDSPERLTHRAEEEQTLEDVFLDVTSEHPAAASVEQ
- a CDS encoding replication factor C small subunit, whose amino-acid sequence is MSEADAESVPGRGTIWVEKYRPQTLDEVAGHDDITARLASYIEQNDLPNLLFSGQAGIGKTTCAVAIAKELYGDSWQSHFLELNASDERGIDVVRDQIKNFARHDPGAVDFQIIFLDEADSLTSDAQAALRRTMEQFSKRTRFIMSCNYSSKIIDPIQSRCAVFRFGPIPDDAVAEYIRYVADEEGIETTEDGIDALVYAADGDMRKAINALQAAAVMGEQVDEESVFVITSTARPEDIKEMVRHAIDGDFTRARSILDELLTERGMAGGDIIDQLHRSIWDFELEDEDAVRVLERVGEADFRITEGANERVQLEAMLASLSLN
- a CDS encoding polymer-forming cytoskeletal protein; this translates as MSAFAGNVRIEGTVNGNVDAQTGNLVVAKSATVGQSLEGASGYTLIAGTVNGDAQVAGDTLTLANSANVGGNLVYDVNEFNRQNGATVGGTVRQDESLTDAGPSPIPKIPGWVGAVYGFFVNLLLGIVLLALFPTFSDSVADNGRTNPLFSIGVGILFLVLVPIVLLVFAITVIGIPISILGAIVFAIFLWIASVYGSLTLGVWLLSLADSGGHWLGLILGLFVVAILSRIPVVGGIFTFVVLLLGLGALAAALWSRYRGRRNTPEYMEAPTGGDEETPAD